GTAGGTGCATTGTTTTAAATGAACCGTTCGAAGCGTTCCTGCGCTGCCTTGCAGATAGGGCAGGTCTCCGGAGGGCGTTCCCTGGCGCAGAGGTAGCCGCAGACCTTGCATCTCCAGACAGGGAGAGGGAGGTCTGCGAGATTGCCCCGCATGGAAAGTATCTTTTGCTGTCGTCTCTCTTCCGGGGATGGCCTTCTTTCAGGGATGGATGTCAGGCGTTTTTGGCCTTTTAATATTGCCTTTGATACGTAGAGGGCGCAGTAACATGCGCCGTATTTATCGAGGTCAGGATCACGGTAGTCGCAGGGACAGATGATGTCAAGGTCGTCCTCTCTGGCGCCTGTCGAGAGCCGGCATGGGCATGAGGGATACCCGTAGCGTCTCTGGTTGACGATAAGGCTCCTGACGAGGTCTTTTGTAAATTCCGTGTCAGGGTTGAGTGAGTAACCCGATGCATTTGCCTCCGCGTTGAGCTTCTCAAAAAGCCTGTCAACATTGTCCCGGCTTATTCCGTCTGCGCTATTCATAACCCGATGGCTTCCTTGATCTTGTCTTCATCAAAACCAACGACACATTTCTCACCGTTGACAACAAGTGATGGGAAAGAACACCGGGGATTCCATCGTTTGATCTCTTCGAGGGTCTTTTCTTTTTCATCGCCTTCAAGGCTGTCCACATCCACGTAATCGTAGCCGATACTGTGCTGCTGGAGGAATAACTTCGTTCTCTTGCACCAGATGCAGGTGCTCAGTGCATAAAGCATAAGTCTTGTCTTATTGTCTCCGTCAACATGTTTTATACCCATACTCACCTCTTTTTTTATTATAGTGCAGCTTGCCCGTGGTTTCAATGGATTTACCGAGCGCCTTTCAGCAGAACTGGTGGGCGCCGCAGGAGAGTACCTGTGATTCCCTGCTTTGGTCTCTGAATACCGTTGTTCCCTTCAACCCCATCCGGTAGGCCTCGAGGTAGATATCGAGTATCGTCTCCGGGTTTGCATCTTCCGGCAGGTTGATAGTCTTTGAGACCGCGTTATCAACGTGGTCCTGAAAGGCCTTCTGGATCGCGAGATGACTGCGAGGGGTAACCTGGTGAGCCTTCCTGAAAAGCCTTTTTATTGTTGCCTGCCCGTCGGGACCTCGCTGTATCTGTTCATAAAGGGGATCGATGACTTCGACCTTTAACCCCCCGAAGAGTATCCGCGAATACCGAATGTCGTATATGGGTTCTATGCCGCTCGATGTCCCGGCGATGATGCTCAGGGTGCCTGTCGGCGCGATCGTTGTCGTCGTTGCGTTTCTCTGCGGGAGGTTTTTCTTTTCCCATATGCTGCCCTTGTAATGTGGGAAGACCCCGCGCTCTCCGGCAAGCGCACGCGACGCCGCCTTCGATTCCTCTTCGATGAATCCCATTACCTGGGCGCCGGTTTGTTCTGCCTCAGGGGAATCATAAGGGATGCCGAGGAGGATCAGCATATGGGCAAACCCCATGACCCCGAGACCTATCTTTCTGTTGCCCTTCGTGACGGCCTCTATCTCAGGGAGCGGGTATCTGCTTACGTCGATGACGTTGTCGAGGAACCGTACTGCATTGTGTGTCAGGCGCTTCAGCATCTCCCGGTCAATGTGGCCGTCCTTTACGATCCCGACAAGGTTGATGGAGCCGAGGCAGCACGATTCATAGGGAAGAAGCGGCTGTTCACCACATGGATTTACAGCCTCGATCACCCCGATATCCGGCGTCGGGTTTGCCCTGTTGACGGTATCGATAAAGAGGATCCCGGGCTCGCCTGATGCCCATGCAGCTTCGGCAATGAGCCTGAAAAGCCTTTGCGCTTTGACTGTTTTAACTGTTTTTCCTGTCCGGGGATTGACAAGCGGGAAGTCCTTATCCTTGACATATGCATCCATGAAGGCATCGGTAACAGCAACAGAGAGGTTAAAATTGTTCAGCTCCTGAGGATCCTTTTTAACTGTTATAAATTCCTCTATGTCGGGGTGGTCTATCCGTAGGATTCCCATGTTGGCGCCTCTCCTGGTGCCCCCCTGTTTTATGACCTCCGTTGCCATGTTGAAGACCCTGATGAACGATACGGGGCCGCTCGCCGCGCCCATCGTTGACGCAACGATATCGTCCTTTGGCCTCAGGTGTGAAAAGGAGAAGCCGGTGCCTCCGCCGGTCTGGTGGATCAGAGCGGTCTCTTTTACGCTGTCAAAGATAGAATCGAGTGAGTCTTCAACGGGCAGGACAAAACAGGCGGAGAGCTGGCCGAGTTCCCTGCCGGCATTCATCAGGGCAGGTGAGTTGGGGAGGAATTCGAGGTTTGACATCATGCGGTAGAATTCCTCTTCCACCCTTTCAGGATCACCGCCCCTGTAGTTCCCCTCCGCGCCTGCGATCGCATGCGCGACCCTCCTGAACATGCCGTCAGGGCTCTCGACGGGATTGCCTGCCTCGTCTTTCACAAGGTATCGTTTATTCAGGACAAGGACCGCGTTCTGATCGAGCATATCCGTTCTCTTCCTTCTTACATAGTAATGACTCGCATAGGGAGTGTCAATAATAACAGTATATCGTATATCGTAGTTCGTATATCGAGATTATAATGCGGCTCATAGTTCATGGCTCATGGCAGGAAGAATCAGGTTGAGGTTAAGGTTGAGGAGAACCGACAGTTTGCT
This window of the Syntrophorhabdaceae bacterium genome carries:
- a CDS encoding ferredoxin-thioredoxin reductase catalytic domain-containing protein; translation: MNSADGISRDNVDRLFEKLNAEANASGYSLNPDTEFTKDLVRSLIVNQRRYGYPSCPCRLSTGAREDDLDIICPCDYRDPDLDKYGACYCALYVSKAILKGQKRLTSIPERRPSPEERRQQKILSMRGNLADLPLPVWRCKVCGYLCARERPPETCPICKAAQERFERFI
- a CDS encoding glutaredoxin family protein, translating into MGIKHVDGDNKTRLMLYALSTCIWCKRTKLFLQQHSIGYDYVDVDSLEGDEKEKTLEEIKRWNPRCSFPSLVVNGEKCVVGFDEDKIKEAIGL
- a CDS encoding adenosylcobalamin-dependent ribonucleoside-diphosphate reductase codes for the protein MLDQNAVLVLNKRYLVKDEAGNPVESPDGMFRRVAHAIAGAEGNYRGGDPERVEEEFYRMMSNLEFLPNSPALMNAGRELGQLSACFVLPVEDSLDSIFDSVKETALIHQTGGGTGFSFSHLRPKDDIVASTMGAASGPVSFIRVFNMATEVIKQGGTRRGANMGILRIDHPDIEEFITVKKDPQELNNFNLSVAVTDAFMDAYVKDKDFPLVNPRTGKTVKTVKAQRLFRLIAEAAWASGEPGILFIDTVNRANPTPDIGVIEAVNPCGEQPLLPYESCCLGSINLVGIVKDGHIDREMLKRLTHNAVRFLDNVIDVSRYPLPEIEAVTKGNRKIGLGVMGFAHMLILLGIPYDSPEAEQTGAQVMGFIEEESKAASRALAGERGVFPHYKGSIWEKKNLPQRNATTTTIAPTGTLSIIAGTSSGIEPIYDIRYSRILFGGLKVEVIDPLYEQIQRGPDGQATIKRLFRKAHQVTPRSHLAIQKAFQDHVDNAVSKTINLPEDANPETILDIYLEAYRMGLKGTTVFRDQSRESQVLSCGAHQFC